From the genome of Streptomyces sp. NBC_01341, one region includes:
- a CDS encoding SagB family peptide dehydrogenase: protein MPVPIHYRRNPWLLPEWSDDERLVVNDPRAERTFTVDSFLLRLLNRLSVPAPARDLDHGGRSPDEFDALLQRLVDAGLLRAQATAGEGDGDDPLKDWSDGEIAMLARGAYAGRPDGPVETVPPQPLVHPESRGTVKLPVDCRRASRPLAEVLSDRRSVRTYGPEPLTLAELGTFLHRAARVRAYTGPAEWQMTTRPSPAGGGLHSLELYLIARDVEGLEAGSYHYDPVAHVLERLTDWTGRLAAMQRELVCEPMRMTDPPQVSFYIASHHARTRKYYGPMALRLIHQNTGCLLQTLYLTAADLGLAPCATGLLEPEPGAEFLPEPKSAFVHTGNFALGR from the coding sequence ATGCCCGTCCCCATCCACTATCGGCGCAACCCCTGGCTCCTGCCGGAGTGGAGTGACGACGAGCGGCTGGTGGTCAACGATCCCCGTGCGGAGCGCACGTTCACCGTGGACTCCTTCCTCCTGCGCCTGCTCAACCGGCTGTCCGTGCCGGCACCGGCCCGCGACCTGGACCACGGGGGACGTTCACCGGACGAGTTCGACGCTCTCCTGCAACGCCTGGTCGACGCCGGGCTGCTCCGTGCGCAGGCGACTGCCGGGGAAGGGGACGGGGACGACCCGCTGAAGGACTGGTCCGACGGAGAGATCGCCATGCTCGCCCGAGGGGCGTACGCCGGACGACCGGACGGGCCGGTCGAGACAGTTCCTCCCCAGCCGCTCGTGCACCCGGAGAGCAGAGGGACCGTCAAGCTGCCGGTCGACTGCCGGAGAGCCAGCAGGCCGCTCGCCGAGGTGCTCTCGGACCGGCGGAGTGTCCGGACCTACGGACCCGAGCCTCTGACCCTGGCCGAACTGGGAACCTTCCTGCACCGGGCCGCGCGGGTACGCGCGTACACCGGGCCGGCCGAATGGCAGATGACCACCAGGCCGAGCCCGGCAGGCGGGGGCCTGCACAGTCTGGAGCTGTACCTGATAGCGCGTGACGTCGAGGGCCTGGAGGCCGGCAGTTACCACTACGACCCGGTCGCGCATGTCCTGGAACGCCTCACGGACTGGACCGGGCGACTCGCGGCCATGCAGCGCGAACTCGTCTGCGAACCGATGCGCATGACCGACCCGCCACAGGTCAGCTTCTACATCGCCTCGCACCACGCGCGTACGCGGAAGTACTACGGCCCGATGGCGCTGCGCCTGATCCACCAGAACACGGGATGCCTGCTCCAGACGCTCTACCTGACGGCTGCCGACCTCGGCCTCGCTCCGTGCGCCACCGGACTGCTGGAACCCGAGCCGGGAGCCGAGTTCCTGCCCGAACCGAAGTCCGCGTTCGTGCACACCGGCAACTTCGCGCTGGGCCGGTGA
- a CDS encoding TOMM precursor leader peptide-binding protein, translating to MCSSDTPPLRLRSAVGAAEATADGRASLDELSDEAVASLVRRGLVVPADDRMARHRAYRATAAGTRRVHVVSGDELAGAVSAALSELVAPAPAEDADALVVSLGAPEDTLTRVTTLAVAGNAPVVAYAAGGSRLFLTVLRPPHTACPLCVALRLRATRPDPALGDLPIDVLLGTGGGGPWPSASASAGIIAHRALRAAGRAAPEAEPAELLELDLDSLERIKHPLLHTPLCPACREHIEAPAPPVLPGPHDEPADLSPALSAVRMERALDPLTGIYAGVHVVAHDTTEPVSGQFTAWVTGGTDTRRFSPVRSGATGSATKRSEVSARVCAIGEGLERYSAGIYDRARFIRGSFDALGPMALDPRTLPLGSAAEYAAGAAGTPAPFAPDRELDWVVGGELATGRHRLVPAAAVYLPYRAPGPGERLLHPISTGWAAGSSLAQALRGGLLEVVERDAAAVFWLNRLRVPTVDWRQLPPGPARTQLDRMADQGIDVLVKDVTTDLGIPSVIALARFDTGAGPAALCGFRADVDDQACILGAVQELGQIVSAYLRRPEGGYTSETGDMRLLWAHATHYCHPDRVRLLDFMAEGPVRAPLPASTDGPVTDDAAAARWIVRRLAEAGHQPIAVDATPVDVAECGVTVVKAVVPGLQPLSFSPTFRYLGGPRLFEAPVRMGLLSGPLTEDSLNPHPFPIG from the coding sequence GTGTGCAGCAGTGACACACCGCCCCTTCGGCTGCGCTCGGCGGTGGGGGCAGCCGAGGCCACGGCCGACGGCAGGGCATCGCTCGACGAGTTGTCTGACGAAGCCGTGGCGTCGCTCGTGCGCAGAGGCCTCGTGGTTCCGGCCGACGACCGTATGGCCCGGCATCGTGCGTACCGGGCGACGGCCGCCGGAACCCGGCGAGTCCATGTGGTCAGTGGCGACGAACTCGCCGGAGCCGTCAGCGCGGCGCTGTCCGAACTGGTCGCCCCGGCGCCCGCCGAGGATGCCGATGCCCTGGTGGTGTCCTTGGGAGCACCCGAGGACACCCTGACGAGGGTGACGACCCTGGCTGTCGCCGGGAACGCACCGGTCGTGGCGTACGCGGCCGGAGGCAGCCGACTGTTCCTTACCGTTCTGCGTCCGCCGCACACCGCGTGTCCCCTGTGTGTGGCGCTGCGCCTGCGGGCCACCCGCCCCGACCCGGCGTTGGGCGACCTCCCGATCGACGTACTGCTCGGCACCGGCGGCGGCGGACCGTGGCCCAGTGCCTCGGCGAGCGCAGGCATCATCGCGCACCGCGCGCTGCGCGCGGCCGGACGGGCGGCGCCCGAGGCGGAGCCGGCGGAGCTGCTGGAGCTCGACCTCGACTCCCTGGAGCGGATCAAGCATCCGTTGCTGCACACGCCGTTGTGCCCGGCCTGCCGGGAGCACATCGAGGCACCCGCACCGCCGGTACTGCCGGGCCCCCACGACGAGCCGGCCGACCTGTCCCCGGCGCTCAGCGCGGTCCGGATGGAACGGGCCCTCGACCCGCTGACCGGGATCTACGCCGGGGTGCACGTCGTCGCGCACGACACCACCGAACCCGTGTCCGGCCAGTTCACGGCCTGGGTCACAGGAGGAACCGACACGCGCCGGTTCTCGCCGGTCCGTTCCGGTGCCACGGGAAGCGCCACCAAGCGCAGCGAGGTGTCCGCCAGGGTGTGTGCGATCGGCGAGGGTCTGGAGCGCTACTCCGCAGGCATCTATGACCGTGCGCGTTTCATCCGTGGCTCGTTCGACGCGCTCGGGCCGATGGCTCTGGACCCGCGGACCCTGCCCCTGGGTTCGGCCGCTGAGTACGCGGCGGGGGCAGCCGGGACTCCCGCACCCTTCGCCCCCGACCGGGAACTCGACTGGGTGGTCGGCGGCGAACTCGCCACCGGGCGGCACCGTCTGGTCCCGGCCGCGGCGGTGTATCTGCCGTACCGGGCGCCCGGACCCGGCGAGCGGCTGCTGCACCCGATCTCCACCGGGTGGGCGGCGGGCAGCAGCCTCGCCCAGGCGCTGCGTGGCGGGCTCCTCGAAGTCGTCGAGCGGGACGCCGCGGCCGTCTTCTGGCTGAACCGGCTCCGCGTCCCTACCGTCGACTGGCGCCAACTGCCGCCGGGGCCCGCCCGCACCCAGCTCGACAGGATGGCGGATCAGGGTATCGACGTCCTCGTCAAGGACGTCACCACCGATCTCGGCATCCCGTCCGTGATAGCGCTGGCCCGCTTCGACACGGGCGCGGGACCGGCGGCACTCTGCGGATTCCGCGCCGACGTCGACGATCAGGCCTGCATCCTGGGTGCCGTACAGGAACTGGGGCAGATAGTTTCGGCGTACCTGCGCCGGCCCGAGGGCGGCTACACCTCCGAGACCGGAGACATGCGCCTGCTGTGGGCTCACGCCACCCACTACTGCCACCCCGACCGGGTCCGCCTGCTCGACTTCATGGCGGAAGGCCCGGTGCGCGCCCCTCTCCCCGCATCCACCGACGGGCCGGTCACGGACGACGCGGCAGCCGCGCGGTGGATCGTGCGGCGCCTGGCCGAGGCCGGCCACCAGCCCATCGCCGTGGACGCGACACCGGTCGACGTCGCGGAGTGCGGGGTGACGGTCGTGAAGGCTGTGGTGCCGGGCTTGCAGCCCCTGTCCTTCTCGCCGACGTTCAGGTACCTCGGCGGCCCCCGGCTCTTCGAGGCTCCGGTCCGGATGGGTCTGCTCTCCGGACCACTCACCGAGGACAGCCTCAACCCGCACCCGTTCCCGATCGGTTGA